A genome region from Streptomyces antimycoticus includes the following:
- a CDS encoding sulfurtransferase yields the protein MHAIITASDLMSELAEEQPPLLLDVRWQLGGPPGRPAYEAGHLPGAVYVDLDTELAAPPGKTGRHPLPDLSAFAAAMRRAGVSQDRRVVAYDGGQGWAAARAWWLLRWAGHPSVRVLDGGLPAWTAVGGALTTDEPDAAEGDFVPRPGALPLLEADDAAALARRGVLLDARAGERYRGEVEPIDPVGGHIPGAVSAPTVENVTADGHFLPADRLAERFAALGATEDAEVGVYCGSGVSAAHQVLALAVAGVPAALYVGSWSEWSSDGGRPVATGPERG from the coding sequence ATGCATGCCATCATCACCGCATCCGATCTCATGAGTGAGCTGGCGGAGGAGCAGCCTCCGCTCCTGCTCGATGTGCGCTGGCAGCTCGGCGGGCCGCCCGGCCGCCCCGCATACGAGGCGGGGCATCTGCCGGGTGCCGTCTACGTCGATCTCGACACCGAGCTCGCGGCCCCGCCCGGAAAGACCGGCCGCCACCCCTTGCCCGATCTTTCCGCGTTCGCGGCCGCGATGCGCCGGGCCGGGGTGAGTCAGGACCGGCGCGTAGTGGCGTACGACGGCGGACAGGGGTGGGCCGCGGCGCGCGCGTGGTGGCTGCTGCGCTGGGCGGGGCATCCGTCCGTAAGGGTGCTCGACGGAGGTCTGCCCGCCTGGACGGCGGTCGGCGGCGCCCTGACCACCGATGAACCGGACGCGGCCGAGGGCGACTTCGTCCCGCGGCCCGGGGCGCTGCCGCTGCTGGAGGCCGACGACGCGGCGGCGCTGGCGCGGCGCGGGGTGCTGCTGGACGCGCGTGCGGGCGAGCGCTACCGGGGCGAGGTCGAGCCCATCGACCCGGTCGGCGGCCATATCCCCGGCGCGGTCTCCGCCCCCACGGTGGAGAACGTCACCGCCGACGGTCACTTCCTGCCCGCGGACCGGCTGGCCGAGCGGTTCGCGGCCCTGGGCGCCACCGAGGACGCCGAGGTCGGGGTGTACTGCGGCTCCGGGGTCTCGGCCGCGCACCAGGTCCTGGCGCTGGCCGTCGCGGGCGTTCCGGCGGCGCTGTACGTCGGCTCCTGGAGCGAATGGTCCTCGGACGGCGGCCGTCCGGTGGCCACGGGCCCCGAGCGGGGCTGA
- a CDS encoding alkaline phosphatase family protein — protein MSGSTTGPLPSAASFWPEPTPLDPRSAPLPKYGTGSLADLLPAVAAGQEVPGLSSDLALAPADRVCVFLVDGLGWELLRAHPGEAPFLTSLLPTSLGGSGQPLTAGFPSTTATSLASVGTGLPPGAHGLPGYTVRDPDTGQLMNQLRWQPWTDPHAWQPYPTVFQLADAAGVHTCQVSAPTFAETPLTKIALSGGTFHGRLTGEERMDLAAEQLGAAGRSLVYTYYSEVDGKGHRFGVDSPEWRDQLRYVDGLAQRLAEQLPPRSALYVTADHGMIDIPFDPESRIDFDEDWELRAGVSLLGGEGRARHVYAVPGAAGDVLAVWREVLGERMWVAGRDEAIEAGWFGGPGGADGGGKGVDDRVYRRIGDIVAAARDDVAIVASHTEPKESAMVGLHGSMTPLEQLVPLLEVRS, from the coding sequence ATGTCCGGCTCCACCACCGGCCCGCTGCCCTCCGCCGCCTCCTTCTGGCCCGAGCCCACCCCGCTCGACCCGCGCTCCGCCCCGCTGCCGAAGTACGGCACCGGCTCGCTCGCCGATCTGCTGCCCGCCGTCGCCGCGGGCCAGGAGGTCCCCGGGCTCTCCTCCGATCTGGCGCTCGCCCCCGCCGACCGCGTCTGCGTCTTCCTGGTCGACGGCCTCGGCTGGGAGCTGCTGCGCGCCCACCCCGGCGAGGCGCCCTTCCTGACCTCGCTGCTGCCCACTTCGCTGGGCGGTTCCGGGCAGCCGCTCACCGCGGGCTTCCCGTCCACCACCGCGACCTCGCTCGCCTCGGTGGGCACCGGCTTGCCGCCCGGCGCCCATGGCCTGCCCGGCTATACGGTGCGGGACCCCGACACCGGCCAGCTGATGAACCAGCTGCGCTGGCAGCCCTGGACGGATCCGCACGCCTGGCAGCCGTATCCGACCGTCTTCCAGCTCGCCGACGCCGCGGGCGTGCACACCTGCCAGGTCTCCGCGCCGACGTTCGCCGAGACCCCGCTCACCAAGATCGCTCTGAGCGGCGGCACCTTCCACGGGCGGCTCACCGGTGAGGAGCGGATGGACCTCGCGGCCGAGCAACTCGGCGCCGCGGGCCGCTCGCTCGTCTACACGTACTACAGCGAGGTGGACGGCAAGGGGCACCGCTTCGGCGTGGACTCGCCCGAGTGGCGTGATCAGCTCCGCTATGTCGACGGGCTGGCCCAGCGCCTGGCCGAACAGCTCCCGCCCCGCTCGGCGCTCTATGTCACCGCCGACCACGGCATGATCGACATCCCCTTCGACCCGGAGTCGCGCATCGACTTCGACGAGGACTGGGAGCTGCGCGCGGGCGTCTCGCTGCTGGGCGGCGAGGGCCGTGCCCGCCATGTGTACGCCGTCCCCGGCGCCGCGGGCGATGTGCTGGCCGTCTGGCGTGAGGTGCTGGGGGAGCGCATGTGGGTGGCCGGCCGAGACGAGGCCATCGAGGCGGGCTGGTTCGGCGGGCCCGGCGGTGCCGACGGCGGCGGTAAGGGCGTCGACGACCGGGTGTACCGGCGGATCGGCGATATCGTGGCCGCCGCCCGCGACGACGTCGCGATCGTCGCCTCGCACACCGAGCCGAAGGAGTCCGCCATGGTCGGGCTGCACGGTTCGATGACCCCCCTGGAGCAGCTGGTGCCGCTCCTCGAAGTACGCTCCTGA
- a CDS encoding VOC family protein, with protein sequence MTEAATRRTPGTPCWTSLMVHSLAATQDFYHSLFGWEFTPGPQQLGAYVRAVQGGRPVAGLSELPPERHLPVAWTTYLASDDADETAEMIRACGGTVAVGPLDADEAGRMLIAADPEGAVFGVWQESTYAAEETGAPGTPVWHELLTREGTGVHKFYRMVFGYQAETAAGEEPGCRTLHLDGRPVCAIQSVGDALPRDRGPYWMTHFAVEDVDDTVRRVTELGGQVVRPPSRGATGHRATVRDPEGAAFTVVRRAEG encoded by the coding sequence ATGACCGAGGCAGCGACTCGGCGCACACCGGGCACGCCCTGCTGGACGAGTCTGATGGTGCACAGCCTTGCCGCGACACAGGACTTCTACCACTCCCTGTTCGGCTGGGAGTTCACACCGGGCCCACAGCAGCTCGGCGCGTATGTCCGCGCGGTCCAGGGCGGCCGACCGGTCGCCGGGTTGAGCGAGCTGCCTCCGGAACGCCATTTGCCCGTGGCCTGGACGACCTATCTGGCGTCCGACGACGCCGATGAGACCGCCGAGATGATCCGCGCCTGTGGCGGCACCGTGGCGGTGGGCCCGCTGGACGCCGACGAGGCCGGCCGGATGCTGATCGCCGCCGACCCCGAGGGCGCGGTGTTCGGGGTGTGGCAGGAGTCCACGTACGCGGCGGAGGAGACGGGGGCGCCGGGCACCCCGGTCTGGCACGAGCTGCTGACCCGTGAGGGCACCGGGGTCCACAAGTTCTACCGGATGGTCTTCGGCTACCAGGCGGAGACGGCGGCCGGGGAGGAGCCGGGCTGCCGCACCCTGCATCTGGACGGCCGGCCGGTCTGCGCGATCCAGAGCGTGGGCGACGCCCTGCCGCGCGACCGGGGCCCGTACTGGATGACGCACTTCGCGGTGGAGGATGTGGACGACACGGTGCGCCGGGTGACCGAGCTGGGCGGTCAGGTGGTGCGGCCGCCGTCGCGGGGAGCCACCGGCCACCGGGCCACGGTGCGGGACCCGGAAGGGGCCGCCTTCACCGTCGTACGGCGCGCCGAGGGATAA
- a CDS encoding thymidine kinase, whose translation MPELVFFSGTMDCGKSTLALQIQHNRSARGLQGMIYTRDDRAGEGKLSSRLGLATEAVEVADDLDFYDHVVQALTAGGRVDYVIVDEAQFLTPPQIDQLARVVDDLELDVFAFGITTDFRSKLFPGSQRLVELADRVEVLQVEALCWCGARATHNARTVGGEMVVEGAQVVVGDVNRPESEIGYEVLCRRHHRRRMTAAGARAAALSPDVLPVD comes from the coding sequence ATGCCCGAGCTGGTGTTCTTTTCCGGAACGATGGACTGCGGAAAGAGCACCCTCGCTCTGCAGATCCAGCACAACCGCTCGGCGCGAGGGCTCCAGGGCATGATCTACACCCGGGACGACCGGGCGGGCGAGGGCAAGCTCTCCTCACGGCTGGGGCTGGCCACCGAGGCGGTCGAGGTCGCCGACGACCTGGACTTCTACGACCATGTGGTCCAGGCGCTGACCGCCGGGGGCCGGGTCGACTACGTCATCGTGGACGAGGCGCAGTTCCTGACCCCGCCCCAGATCGACCAACTCGCCCGGGTGGTCGACGACCTGGAGCTGGACGTCTTCGCCTTCGGCATCACCACCGACTTCCGCAGCAAGCTCTTCCCCGGCTCCCAGCGCCTGGTGGAGCTCGCCGACCGGGTGGAGGTGCTGCAGGTGGAGGCGCTGTGCTGGTGCGGCGCCCGGGCGACGCACAACGCCCGTACCGTCGGCGGCGAGATGGTCGTCGAGGGCGCCCAGGTCGTCGTGGGCGACGTCAACCGGCCGGAGAGCGAGATCGGTTACGAGGTGCTGTGCCGACGTCACCACCGGCGCCGGATGACCGCCGCCGGTGCGCGCGCCGCCGCCCTGTCGCCGGATGTGCTGCCCGTCGACTGA